Proteins from one Leptonema illini DSM 21528 genomic window:
- a CDS encoding DUF6498-containing protein: MFVVVRMLQALAPALYHSSRDVRVTGVALLIANVVPLLGVIFAGWNPSEILYLYWLESLIVGFFTLLGILGSGLVRRENDALRWGMLGLSLFSAAFFTVHYGGFNFGHGIFLALLDTFLQSVMQGSSPLSDNVSMDGMNSVFEGDGFLPLNLFLYVVERTGLQPEHWFSKRSIFPAVFFLVLSHGFSFFKHDVATGRMAQTIPMEYMFRPYGRIFLMHIFIIVGFMVFMGGIVLIGKWATIPLMMLWIGMKLSADLKAHARMAAPATSNPVLVD, from the coding sequence ATGTTTGTTGTTGTCCGTATGCTTCAGGCCCTTGCGCCGGCCCTGTATCACTCGTCGCGCGATGTGCGCGTCACGGGCGTGGCGCTTCTTATTGCAAACGTCGTTCCGCTTCTCGGCGTGATCTTCGCAGGGTGGAATCCATCTGAGATCCTGTATCTCTACTGGCTGGAAAGCCTGATCGTCGGCTTTTTCACGCTGCTTGGTATTCTCGGGTCGGGCCTGGTGCGGCGCGAGAACGACGCCTTGCGATGGGGCATGCTCGGCTTATCCCTCTTTTCGGCGGCCTTTTTTACCGTGCATTATGGCGGTTTTAACTTCGGGCACGGCATCTTTCTCGCTCTGCTGGATACCTTTTTACAAAGCGTCATGCAGGGCTCGTCTCCGCTTTCGGATAACGTTTCGATGGATGGAATGAATTCCGTTTTTGAAGGGGATGGGTTCTTGCCGCTGAACCTTTTTCTTTATGTCGTAGAGCGAACGGGATTGCAGCCCGAACACTGGTTTTCGAAGCGTTCGATCTTTCCGGCCGTCTTTTTTCTTGTTCTGAGTCACGGATTCAGTTTTTTCAAGCACGATGTGGCAACCGGTAGAATGGCGCAAACCATCCCCATGGAGTACATGTTCCGCCCTTACGGGCGTATCTTTCTCATGCATATCTTCATCATCGTCGGCTTCATGGTCTTCATGGGCGGAATCGTACTGATCGGTAAATGGGCGACGATTCCTTTGATGATGCTCTGGATCGGCATGAAGCTTTCCGCCGACCTGAAGGCGCATGCTCGCATGGCCGCACCTGCAACGTCAAATCCGGTTCTGGTAGACTGA
- a CDS encoding MFS transporter — MTLLRRIFAPAPAIPRLPDSEIPSKYQHYRWQILESTFIGYAVYYLVRNNLPVVGKEMSAELHYSYEMLGNILAATALSYGLGKFVMGILSDRSNPRVFMAFGLALTAIINVLFGASSDYSLQIVLWAVNGFVQGMGWPPCGRSLGHWFSIKERGTYFAIWNIAHNIGGGLVGMVAAQSALYFGWRSAFYIPAAIAAVGAVYLFLRLRDTPQSVGLPPIEDFKPEDYKDAKVDEDAERERTTYELLFKDVLSNPVLWLFASANFFVYIVRYGLLDWGPTYLKAAKGASLSDGGWSTLIYEFAGIISTLLMGWLSDRLGGRRGMVSLLCLLPISGSLAGIYMTPPGYLWLDLLFFSIIGFFIYPPVMLLGVAGLDFTSKKAVGTAAGFIGFFGYAGRTFEGKILGMLADGPGWNAVLLFLGGSLLGAILLLLFTWNLKPKQ, encoded by the coding sequence ATGACTCTGCTCCGCCGTATATTTGCGCCGGCACCGGCCATTCCGAGACTGCCTGATTCTGAGATTCCCTCTAAGTATCAACACTATCGCTGGCAGATCCTTGAATCTACGTTCATCGGTTATGCAGTCTATTACCTTGTGCGAAACAACCTGCCCGTAGTCGGCAAAGAGATGAGCGCCGAGCTTCATTATTCGTACGAGATGCTCGGTAACATCCTCGCGGCGACGGCGCTTTCTTACGGCCTCGGCAAGTTTGTGATGGGCATACTTTCAGATCGCAGCAACCCAAGGGTTTTCATGGCCTTCGGTCTTGCGCTCACCGCCATCATCAACGTTCTCTTCGGCGCCTCTTCTGATTATTCGCTGCAGATTGTTCTCTGGGCCGTGAACGGCTTCGTTCAGGGCATGGGCTGGCCGCCTTGCGGACGATCTCTCGGCCACTGGTTCTCTATTAAAGAGAGGGGCACCTATTTTGCCATCTGGAACATCGCCCATAATATCGGCGGTGGCCTTGTCGGTATGGTCGCCGCGCAGAGCGCTCTTTACTTCGGATGGCGATCGGCCTTCTATATTCCGGCGGCAATCGCCGCCGTCGGCGCCGTTTATCTGTTTCTTCGTCTGCGCGATACACCTCAATCGGTGGGATTGCCTCCCATCGAGGACTTCAAGCCCGAGGATTACAAAGATGCGAAGGTCGATGAAGACGCGGAACGCGAACGTACGACCTATGAGCTGCTCTTCAAAGACGTTCTCTCGAATCCCGTGCTCTGGCTTTTCGCCTCGGCCAACTTTTTCGTATATATAGTGCGCTATGGCCTTCTCGACTGGGGGCCGACTTATTTGAAGGCCGCGAAAGGCGCCTCCCTGAGTGACGGCGGCTGGTCGACGCTCATCTATGAATTCGCCGGCATCATCAGCACGCTTCTTATGGGATGGCTGTCGGATCGCCTGGGCGGTCGACGCGGCATGGTCAGCCTGCTCTGCCTTCTGCCCATATCGGGCTCTCTCGCCGGAATATACATGACGCCGCCGGGCTATCTGTGGCTTGATCTGCTCTTCTTTTCGATTATCGGATTTTTTATTTATCCGCCCGTGATGCTGCTCGGTGTGGCCGGGCTTGATTTCACGTCGAAGAAGGCTGTCGGAACGGCGGCGGGTTTTATCGGCTTCTTCGGCTACGCCGGACGTACCTTCGAAGGCAAGATTCTCGGTATGCTTGCCGACGGTCCCGGCTGGAATGCCGTCCTTCTCTTTCTTGGCGGCAGCCTTCTCGGCGCGATTCTGCTTCTTCTTTTCACCTGGAATCTGAAGCCGAAACAGTGA
- a CDS encoding extracellular solute-binding protein, with translation MIFRAFILVTLIAATFRCSSDVDVSLPPVEETPYSGELIGPPDTMADSQAVKGGVYSVWGSSYPRSLNAFVDNNSTSSDIMGLQFESLVVMDSAKEEPIGILAESWTVSPDRRTFTFKLRPEAQWSDGRPITSKDFVFYYDTIMNPKNLTTVFRIDLSRFERPEAPDDRTLIMKAKEPHWRNFWAVAGMTALPAHDLEGKDFNRVDTFSVTSGPYQVAENKVNRFVLLKRQPNWWGRKLRYNAGKYNFDYIRYRFMEDRDKALETFKGGMFDAYAIYTAKIWALQTDFDQVKKNWIIKQTIHNREPRGFQGFAINLRRERFQDLRVRQALGLLLNRQTMNEKLMYGQYILLNSYFPDLYPGYVNPARPVTAYNPEKAAALFAEAGYKVNAQGKLEKNGQVLKVSFLTSMTDLRHLNLYVEDLKKVGIDASIEQLSQSSIRDRLNNYDYDLYWISWGSGRLKDPESAYDSKQADIQAGNNLPGVKDAKVDALIESLKQETNSDRRTALLKQLDDRLVELQPYILLWQSDATRILYWNKFGHPEKPFGLYNREDAIQVYWWYDADKSKALEEAMKNGTALPAEPAEIRE, from the coding sequence ATGATCTTTCGTGCCTTTATTCTTGTGACGCTCATTGCCGCGACTTTCCGATGCAGTTCTGATGTCGATGTGAGCCTGCCTCCGGTCGAAGAGACCCCGTATTCGGGAGAGCTCATCGGCCCGCCCGATACGATGGCCGACTCGCAAGCCGTAAAAGGCGGCGTCTACAGCGTATGGGGGTCATCCTATCCGCGATCGCTGAACGCCTTTGTCGATAATAACAGCACATCTTCTGACATCATGGGCCTGCAATTCGAATCCCTTGTCGTCATGGATTCGGCAAAAGAGGAGCCTATCGGCATACTGGCCGAGTCGTGGACCGTATCGCCCGATCGGCGTACCTTCACATTCAAGCTGCGGCCCGAGGCGCAGTGGAGCGACGGCCGCCCCATCACGTCAAAAGACTTCGTCTTCTATTACGATACGATCATGAATCCGAAAAACCTGACGACGGTCTTTCGCATCGATCTGAGTCGCTTTGAAAGGCCCGAGGCGCCCGACGATCGCACGCTCATCATGAAGGCAAAAGAGCCCCACTGGCGCAACTTCTGGGCCGTGGCGGGCATGACGGCGCTGCCCGCTCACGATCTCGAAGGCAAGGACTTCAACAGAGTCGATACGTTCTCGGTCACAAGCGGCCCGTATCAGGTCGCAGAGAATAAGGTGAATCGATTCGTGCTGTTAAAACGTCAGCCGAACTGGTGGGGACGAAAGCTGCGTTATAACGCCGGCAAGTATAACTTCGACTACATTCGTTATCGTTTCATGGAAGATCGCGACAAGGCGCTTGAAACCTTTAAAGGCGGCATGTTCGACGCCTATGCCATTTACACGGCGAAGATCTGGGCCCTGCAGACCGATTTCGATCAGGTGAAGAAGAACTGGATCATAAAACAGACCATTCATAACCGCGAGCCCCGCGGATTTCAGGGCTTTGCCATCAACCTGCGCCGCGAGAGGTTTCAGGATCTGCGCGTGCGTCAGGCGCTCGGGCTCTTGCTCAATCGTCAGACGATGAACGAAAAGCTGATGTATGGCCAGTATATACTGCTCAATTCCTATTTCCCCGATCTCTATCCCGGATACGTGAATCCGGCACGGCCCGTGACGGCGTATAACCCCGAGAAAGCGGCCGCCCTTTTCGCCGAGGCCGGTTATAAGGTCAACGCCCAGGGAAAACTCGAGAAAAACGGACAGGTGCTCAAGGTGAGCTTCCTGACGTCGATGACCGATCTGCGTCATCTCAATCTTTACGTTGAAGATCTGAAAAAGGTGGGCATCGACGCCAGTATCGAGCAGCTCAGCCAGTCCAGCATTCGCGACCGTCTGAATAACTATGACTACGATCTTTACTGGATCAGCTGGGGTTCGGGCCGACTGAAAGATCCCGAAAGCGCCTATGACTCGAAGCAGGCCGATATTCAGGCCGGCAACAACCTGCCCGGCGTCAAAGACGCTAAGGTCGACGCCTTGATAGAATCGCTGAAACAGGAAACCAACTCCGACCGTCGCACGGCTCTCTTAAAGCAGCTCGATGATCGCCTTGTGGAGTTGCAGCCCTATATCCTTCTCTGGCAGAGCGATGCCACGCGCATCCTCTACTGGAACAAGTTCGGTCACCCCGAAAAGCCGTTCGGCCTCTATAACAGAGAAGATGCAATCCAGGTCTACTGGTGGTATGACGCCGATAAATCAAAGGCGCTTGAAGAAGCCATGAAAAACGGCACAGCCCTGCCCGCCGAACCCGCTGAGATCAGAGAGTAA
- a CDS encoding c-type cytochrome: MKRAVLVIAVLALAACSKPAEDAKKEEPASSKGIGPVQSVTIGALDAAMAAKGEKLFNDKCSACHKIDERYVGPAMKGVTTRRSPEWVMNMIINPVEMTQKDPTAKELLGEYMAQMTNQNVGEEEARALLEYFRKVDGAQ; encoded by the coding sequence ATGAAAAGAGCAGTTCTGGTTATCGCGGTCCTTGCACTTGCCGCGTGCAGCAAGCCAGCTGAAGATGCAAAAAAAGAAGAGCCGGCTTCGTCCAAAGGAATTGGACCGGTGCAATCCGTAACGATCGGCGCCCTTGACGCCGCTATGGCTGCGAAAGGCGAGAAGCTTTTTAACGACAAATGTTCGGCCTGCCATAAGATCGATGAACGGTATGTCGGTCCGGCCATGAAAGGCGTTACGACCCGTCGTTCTCCGGAATGGGTTATGAACATGATCATCAACCCCGTTGAGATGACGCAGAAAGATCCGACGGCGAAAGAGCTGCTTGGTGAATACATGGCTCAGATGACGAATCAGAACGTAGGCGAAGAAGAGGCCAGAGCCCTTCTCGAATACTTCCGCAAGGTGGACGGGGCGCAATAG
- a CDS encoding MASE1 domain-containing protein, with protein sequence MTVRVLWKNPVVVFVGVVLAYAVTGRLGLQLSFVNSNVTLVWPPTGIATAALLLFGIRYWPAVFAGALIVNLWNGNQAAVAASIAVGKTAAIVVAWYFLGHRFRIHHDLSRVRDVMAILFWGGSIAPIISACWGTATLVFSGIAPAEAALSIALVWWVGDGMGILLLLPLLLVYSQRPSQRLDWRRLTEWVLSLAILAAVGDVVFIGPFGQLSGYPLIYLLFPFMIWLSVRFGSRGASVALFLTAVFSVWSTLRGFGPFQREDVHESLIFLHTYLFFTALSTLLLGAVIEEKRRIMHQLMQERMRSEEASRLKSEFLANMSHEIRTPMSAILGYADLLESDSLEPSTKRSYVRTIRRNGEHLLQILDDILDISRIESGRLTVEPVDIYLSEMMNEMAELFSMRAEQKGLAFHVAVDPGAPVVIKSDPLRLRQILVNLIGNAIKFTEHGYVSVAMSSTEMHDCCELRFTIRDTGPGISGPERERLFQPFVQGNSTVSRSFGGTGLGLAISSRLAAALGGHIELESEPGRGSTFTVQLRIPAAHCIHEITEATDVRSSTENGRESLRVLLAEDSPDLQILIRHMLESTGCTVELASNGQEAVIAAQAAPFDIIFMDVQMPVMDGLRATQELRRLGYAGPVVALTAHAMTEERNRCLAAGMNEHISKPVRRQALIDVIARFTVSASDSR encoded by the coding sequence ATGACTGTGCGCGTTCTATGGAAAAACCCCGTCGTGGTTTTTGTCGGCGTTGTCCTGGCCTATGCCGTCACCGGCCGACTCGGGCTTCAGCTTTCGTTCGTGAATTCCAATGTAACCCTGGTCTGGCCGCCGACCGGAATTGCTACGGCCGCCCTTCTTCTGTTCGGGATTCGTTACTGGCCGGCCGTCTTTGCCGGCGCACTGATCGTCAACCTCTGGAACGGGAACCAGGCGGCCGTGGCCGCCTCCATCGCCGTCGGCAAAACGGCTGCCATCGTCGTCGCCTGGTACTTTCTCGGCCATCGCTTTCGCATTCATCATGACCTCTCTCGCGTGCGAGACGTGATGGCGATTCTCTTCTGGGGAGGCTCGATTGCGCCGATCATCAGCGCCTGCTGGGGAACGGCGACGCTTGTGTTTTCGGGAATCGCTCCGGCCGAGGCTGCGCTGAGCATCGCCCTCGTCTGGTGGGTGGGCGACGGCATGGGAATCCTGCTTCTTCTGCCTCTGCTGCTGGTTTATTCACAGAGGCCGTCGCAGCGTCTCGACTGGCGTCGTCTGACCGAATGGGTGCTTTCGCTTGCCATACTGGCCGCAGTCGGGGACGTCGTATTCATCGGTCCGTTCGGCCAGCTTTCTGGTTATCCGCTCATCTATCTGCTCTTTCCTTTCATGATCTGGCTTTCCGTTCGCTTCGGATCGCGCGGCGCCTCGGTCGCTCTCTTTCTCACGGCCGTTTTTTCGGTCTGGAGCACGCTTCGCGGATTCGGGCCCTTTCAGCGTGAAGACGTTCATGAGAGTCTTATCTTTCTGCATACCTATCTTTTTTTTACCGCCCTTTCGACCCTGTTGCTGGGGGCCGTGATCGAAGAGAAACGACGCATCATGCATCAGTTGATGCAGGAGCGGATGCGCTCCGAAGAGGCGAGTCGGTTAAAGAGCGAATTCCTTGCCAATATGAGCCATGAAATCCGCACGCCGATGTCGGCCATTCTTGGATACGCCGACCTGCTTGAGTCGGATTCGCTCGAACCATCTACCAAAAGGAGCTACGTTCGTACCATCCGTCGCAACGGCGAACATCTGTTGCAAATTCTGGATGATATTCTCGATATCTCGCGTATCGAGTCGGGAAGGTTAACCGTCGAGCCGGTCGATATATATCTTTCAGAGATGATGAATGAAATGGCCGAGCTGTTTTCGATGCGAGCCGAGCAAAAAGGCCTGGCCTTTCATGTCGCCGTTGATCCGGGCGCTCCGGTGGTGATAAAGTCCGATCCGCTGCGATTGCGGCAGATTCTCGTAAACCTCATCGGGAACGCGATTAAATTTACCGAACACGGATACGTCAGCGTTGCCATGAGTTCGACCGAAATGCACGACTGCTGCGAACTGCGTTTTACGATCCGTGATACGGGCCCCGGAATATCGGGCCCGGAGCGCGAGAGGCTGTTTCAACCTTTTGTGCAGGGGAATAGCACGGTCAGTCGCAGCTTTGGAGGAACGGGTCTCGGCCTGGCCATCTCGTCTCGTCTGGCAGCGGCGCTGGGCGGGCATATCGAACTCGAAAGCGAGCCGGGACGCGGATCGACGTTTACGGTGCAGCTTCGCATTCCCGCCGCTCACTGCATCCATGAAATCACAGAGGCGACCGATGTCCGCTCGAGTACAGAGAACGGTCGGGAATCGCTTCGTGTGTTGCTTGCCGAGGACTCTCCCGATTTACAGATATTGATCCGCCACATGCTGGAATCGACAGGGTGCACCGTCGAGCTCGCCTCAAACGGGCAGGAGGCCGTGATTGCCGCTCAGGCCGCCCCCTTTGACATCATCTTTATGGACGTGCAGATGCCGGTGATGGACGGGCTTCGCGCTACACAAGAACTGCGGCGATTGGGCTACGCAGGCCCCGTTGTCGCGTTAACCGCACATGCCATGACCGAAGAGCGAAATCGCTGTCTGGCCGCCGGCATGAACGAGCACATAAGCAAGCCGGTGCGACGTCAGGCCCTGATCGACGTGATTGCCCGGTTCACTGTTTCGGCTTCAGATTCCAGGTGA